In Thermospira aquatica, the following proteins share a genomic window:
- a CDS encoding integrase catalytic domain-containing protein translates to MFERRPIYRETAKEYQKASKKEKKEILDYFVRITGLKNRNYAARLLRQHGKTIYVGKKNYLKADIAKKGKRPGRKKKFGEEELKMLKQVWEIENYMCGKRLKPILNEVLDNLLANGHLHGSPQAIENLRHISASSIDRLLKHERKKLEIKRKGTKPGTLLKQQIAIRTWAEWDENCPGFMEIDLVAHEGGNSRGDFAQTLNMVDVWSGWTELVAIKNKASKWVREAIEKVQRRLPFDLRGIDSDTGAEFINHPLRDWCEKHQIKFTRGRSSRSNDNCYVEQKNYSIVRQNVGYFRYDTEEEVYYLNRLYAYLRLYANFFNRYENDREKRIGSKVQKKHDDIKTPYQRLLESSYVSEAQKERLTRLYKALDLFHLRQKITACQRKLFSLQKKKNVKNKNLEETVWNF, encoded by the coding sequence ATGTTTGAAAGGAGACCTATTTACAGGGAAACGGCGAAAGAGTATCAAAAAGCCAGCAAAAAGGAGAAAAAGGAGATACTGGATTACTTTGTGAGGATAACAGGTTTAAAAAACCGAAACTATGCCGCCAGGCTCTTGAGGCAGCACGGAAAAACCATCTATGTAGGCAAGAAAAATTACCTTAAAGCCGACATAGCCAAGAAGGGCAAAAGACCTGGCAGAAAGAAAAAATTCGGCGAAGAAGAACTAAAAATGCTAAAACAGGTCTGGGAAATTGAAAACTACATGTGTGGCAAACGCTTAAAGCCGATTCTCAATGAAGTTTTAGATAATCTCTTAGCAAACGGACATCTCCACGGTTCTCCACAGGCTATAGAAAACTTGCGCCATATAAGTGCCTCAAGTATTGACCGACTTTTGAAACATGAGCGTAAAAAGCTTGAGATAAAACGAAAAGGTACAAAGCCTGGAACGTTGTTAAAGCAACAAATAGCTATACGCACGTGGGCAGAGTGGGATGAAAATTGCCCTGGGTTCATGGAGATTGATCTGGTAGCCCATGAGGGAGGAAATAGCCGGGGAGACTTTGCTCAAACATTAAATATGGTGGATGTTTGGAGCGGTTGGACAGAGCTTGTGGCAATCAAAAACAAGGCTTCAAAATGGGTAAGAGAAGCCATAGAAAAAGTCCAAAGAAGACTTCCTTTTGATTTACGGGGAATTGATTCTGATACCGGTGCTGAATTTATTAATCATCCTCTGCGTGATTGGTGTGAGAAGCACCAGATAAAATTTACAAGGGGTAGAAGCTCCCGTTCCAATGATAACTGCTACGTTGAGCAGAAAAACTATTCCATAGTCCGCCAGAATGTTGGATACTTCCGCTACGATACCGAGGAAGAAGTCTACTACTTGAACCGACTCTATGCGTATCTCAGGCTTTATGCCAACTTTTTCAACCGTTATGAAAATGACAGAGAAAAGAGAATCGGAAGCAAGGTGCAAAAGAAGCATGATGATATTAAAACTCCCTACCAGCGGCTTTTAGAAAGCTCTTATGTAAGTGAGGCACAAAAGGAACGCCTAACAAGGCTTTATAAGGCTCTCGATTTGTTTCACCTAAGACAAAAAATTACGGCTTGCCAGAGAAAACTTTTCAGCCTTCAAAAGAAAAAGAATGTAAAAAACAAAAATTTGGAGGAAACTGTATGGAATTTTTGA
- a CDS encoding helix-turn-helix domain-containing protein — MREVITMTLKAQKRAKILEMVKNKKIKQKDAAIILGICRRQLIRIFKEYLSKGDEALNHKLIGKPGNHRISSDIKEKIMQIVRNNYKGFKPTFIAEKLYEEHHIKIGASTLRLWMMETGLWKKIRKTAKHRTRRPRKSILEK; from the coding sequence ATGAGAGAGGTGATAACGATGACACTTAAAGCACAGAAGAGGGCAAAAATACTGGAGATGGTAAAGAACAAGAAAATCAAGCAGAAAGATGCTGCAATAATACTGGGGATTTGCAGAAGGCAACTTATTCGAATTTTTAAAGAATATTTATCAAAGGGTGATGAAGCCCTCAATCACAAATTAATAGGCAAACCGGGGAATCACAGAATTAGCAGTGATATCAAAGAGAAAATTATGCAGATAGTACGGAATAATTATAAAGGTTTTAAGCCGACATTTATAGCTGAAAAGCTTTATGAGGAACATCATATAAAAATAGGAGCATCAACGCTTCGTTTATGGATGATGGAAACAGGATTGTGGAAGAAAATAAGAAAAACTGCGAAACACCGTACCAGAAGGCCGAGAAAGAGCATTTTGGAGAAATGA
- a CDS encoding lysophospholipid acyltransferase family protein, protein MHWIARSMYEVYRTAIRLYLRTFVEFQVWGQENLSETPTPCIYCSNHFSSTDPFFVITLMKEPVHMVIGPGFSVPIVKHFLKWMEQINALPQHRKEVIPQALFYLLKKESIYIFPEGDLNNQVEFREFYHGMAKIYKEFQSRLSQQLSQEENSSLPHQEASIIPIGIVSPRSHVKRKSATIHVGENQYETLTVLSGKYYANIGKPMYFPPDMPLENITEQVRKQLEYLIWDIKVNKFWS, encoded by the coding sequence ATGCACTGGATAGCCAGAAGCATGTATGAAGTATATCGTACAGCTATACGGTTGTACCTGAGAACGTTTGTAGAGTTTCAGGTTTGGGGACAAGAGAATCTCAGCGAGACCCCAACTCCTTGCATCTACTGCTCCAATCATTTTTCATCCACCGATCCCTTTTTCGTTATTACCCTCATGAAAGAGCCTGTCCATATGGTCATAGGACCGGGGTTTTCTGTCCCCATTGTCAAACACTTTCTCAAATGGATGGAACAGATCAACGCCCTTCCCCAACACCGCAAGGAAGTTATTCCCCAGGCTCTTTTTTATCTCTTGAAAAAAGAATCTATCTACATTTTTCCCGAAGGGGATCTCAATAATCAGGTAGAATTTCGAGAGTTTTACCACGGGATGGCCAAAATTTACAAAGAGTTTCAATCCCGTCTTTCTCAACAACTTTCCCAAGAAGAAAATAGTTCTCTTCCCCATCAAGAGGCTTCTATTATTCCCATTGGCATCGTATCACCTCGAAGTCATGTAAAACGAAAATCTGCCACCATCCATGTCGGAGAAAACCAGTATGAAACCCTCACTGTCCTCTCGGGAAAATACTATGCTAATATAGGAAAACCCATGTATTTCCCCCCCGATATGCCCCTTGAAAATATTACCGAACAAGTTCGTAAACAACTTGAATACCTTATCTGGGACATCAAGGTCAATAAATTCTGGAGTTAA
- a CDS encoding DUF503 domain-containing protein has product MFVAILSLKLSIPYDETIKEKRNIVRSIKDTLRKKFNVSVADVSDGNYDSFMTEIAIVAVSSNASYLQSNFANILNLLETMYQEYILSHTLEIVTYFPDETSPSIM; this is encoded by the coding sequence ATGTTTGTCGCTATCCTCTCGTTAAAACTGAGCATCCCCTATGATGAAACCATAAAAGAAAAACGAAATATCGTAAGAAGCATCAAAGATACCCTTCGCAAGAAGTTCAACGTTTCTGTTGCCGATGTATCAGATGGAAACTACGACAGTTTTATGACTGAAATTGCCATCGTTGCCGTGTCATCTAATGCCTCTTACCTTCAGTCAAACTTCGCCAATATCCTTAACCTTCTGGAAACCATGTACCAGGAGTATATTCTCTCTCATACTCTGGAGATCGTGACCTACTTTCCCGATGAGACCTCACCCTCCATCATGTGA
- the tgt gene encoding tRNA guanosine(34) transglycosylase Tgt, whose protein sequence is MKFHVVASDGFARAGEMVLSHGVVHTPVFMPVGTQATVKTLSPQELLEAKAEIILSNAYHLYLRPGIDLIRAAGGIHRFMGWEKPVLTDSGGFQVFSLAKLRKITDEGARFQSHIDGSYHFLTPERVMEIESAIGADIVMAFDQCVAADASYAEVFDALKRTTLWAKRSKEAFEKVGQSYQTLFGIVQGGIFEDLRRLSVEEIVGVGFEGYAIGGLSVGETKQDMYRMLNVLNSVLPFDKPRYLMGVGVPEDILYGIELGVDMFDCVFPTRAARNALVFTHDGRLNLRNKALEYDFRPIDEECDCYACKNFTRAYIRHLHRSGEILGLRLASIHNVTFLIRLAQRAREAILEGNFAEFKRTFLSRYQQGAFLHMMEGEVSSGK, encoded by the coding sequence ATGAAGTTTCATGTGGTAGCGTCTGATGGTTTTGCGAGGGCGGGGGAGATGGTGCTCTCCCATGGGGTCGTCCATACCCCTGTTTTTATGCCTGTTGGTACCCAGGCCACGGTAAAAACCCTTTCTCCCCAGGAACTTTTAGAGGCTAAAGCAGAGATTATTCTCTCGAATGCGTATCATCTCTACCTGAGGCCTGGGATTGATCTGATTCGTGCCGCCGGGGGTATCCACCGTTTTATGGGATGGGAGAAACCTGTGCTTACGGATAGTGGAGGTTTTCAGGTATTTTCTCTAGCAAAACTGCGTAAAATTACTGATGAAGGGGCGAGATTTCAATCTCATATTGATGGATCGTATCATTTTCTTACTCCTGAAAGGGTGATGGAGATTGAAAGTGCGATTGGTGCGGATATTGTGATGGCGTTTGATCAGTGTGTGGCTGCTGATGCTTCCTATGCGGAGGTTTTCGATGCTCTTAAGAGAACGACTCTCTGGGCGAAGCGTTCAAAGGAGGCGTTTGAAAAAGTGGGACAGTCTTATCAGACGCTTTTTGGGATCGTTCAGGGAGGAATTTTTGAAGATTTACGCAGGCTTTCGGTTGAGGAGATTGTAGGTGTGGGATTTGAAGGGTATGCTATTGGAGGACTCTCTGTAGGGGAAACAAAACAGGATATGTATCGTATGCTCAATGTGTTAAATAGCGTTCTTCCCTTTGATAAACCGCGTTACCTGATGGGGGTGGGGGTGCCAGAGGATATTCTCTATGGTATTGAGCTTGGTGTAGATATGTTTGATTGTGTTTTTCCCACACGTGCAGCGAGAAATGCGCTGGTGTTTACTCATGATGGAAGACTTAATCTCCGGAACAAGGCTCTTGAGTACGATTTTCGTCCTATTGATGAGGAGTGCGATTGTTATGCTTGCAAAAATTTTACCAGAGCATATATCAGGCATCTTCATCGTAGTGGTGAGATTCTGGGACTCAGGCTTGCCTCCATACATAACGTGACCTTTCTCATTCGTCTGGCTCAAAGGGCACGGGAAGCCATCCTTGAAGGAAACTTTGCTGAATTCAAAAGGACATTTCTCTCGCGTTATCAACAGGGGGCTTTTCTTCACATGATGGAGGGTGAGGTCTCATCGGGAAAGTAG
- a CDS encoding LPS-assembly protein LptD — translation MNRILVLGVFWLVILGNMYGQREQGQPLPNTNQTPKTTSDVPGVRFEGGRSLVFESFDRVSVKNYEKVSIQEVMFSGNVHIIFDGKKLKAQRVYVTIQSNKNVLHIAAFDEVEFRDENAIYLAQSFFYEPEKKTGRMRQVRSYLKDTTGTTTSPGLFYRAEEVEILSEKRAIFRQAHLTFTPADIPHYELYADTVWYFRDEVIFALHTSYMVGQQRLFYFPFFLRLEKMTGIKTVAGIEKRIGWYVMNTWDWSFAFGTMQFGLDFYERLGEYGFVRYANKNGVGPFQTLRFFGETADDVRLFYDPVNDRYSQWILINNEWTTIRQWGWHYMLEGAVQRENFTLTFYTEDLNDPFFSKKYAQRRETFTIQNILQPEENKFFSQSDNSAGYSSLNRRFAITSPQFSVNGQWTYQRMRNPEVSNIYLNDAYTYYLYQISFPNMTYTLPTIPLIDGFVVSTSMVETNRQHVGRVSVSASSNGDLSLTLSSQDSSFLPVTNSETFSLETNEGETNRVSFSSILVKTNTFEWLSVSSSVNGNLSYASSETLETNGMPISDSYHHQENASLSFNTRLLNRVISWDHMLSVMNRKRWSSFEINYSNNVLYSGAQVDYTMRTSAGTTPGLGKHPFWRVQFPLRLSHTFQYQLFRSIYQLAPREYSHAVSVSAGANWLSNIMVYSLSYSYQTTYRITNGIEDDYINNQIRETMNLSTSLGLWWFSFSTGITMDTLNRKTSRMDWHYPALTNRIVGSVVLENAFTPVTPWTYIPQIRYRYDLLRQTNLSLSLSSFATLSTWYLPFLYKVDTFAYKADLFIDYLSPRSSFFSLNLGIVLWPQKYWKVDFTTQIINRKLYRYDYEACGKFNEPYVDFWQNLRDGLSIFDYQALKRSFFQLQALNFAITHYINEWEMRVGFTLQRQLDTLRRIAYWEPQIRVEFMLSGTRDQFPPYTKRFIPEELQ, via the coding sequence GTGAATCGTATTTTGGTGTTGGGTGTCTTTTGGTTGGTGATCCTGGGTAATATGTATGGACAGAGAGAGCAAGGGCAGCCTCTTCCCAATACCAATCAAACACCAAAAACGACGTCAGATGTTCCCGGTGTCCGTTTTGAGGGTGGGAGATCGCTTGTTTTTGAGAGTTTTGACCGTGTTTCAGTGAAAAACTACGAAAAGGTTTCCATTCAAGAAGTGATGTTCTCGGGAAATGTTCATATCATCTTTGATGGGAAAAAGCTCAAGGCTCAGCGTGTGTATGTCACTATTCAGAGCAACAAAAATGTTCTTCATATTGCAGCTTTTGATGAGGTGGAATTTCGAGATGAGAATGCCATTTATCTTGCTCAGAGCTTTTTCTATGAACCAGAAAAAAAGACAGGACGCATGCGTCAGGTGAGATCTTACCTCAAGGATACGACAGGAACAACCACTTCTCCAGGACTATTCTACCGTGCGGAAGAGGTGGAGATTCTCTCAGAAAAAAGAGCTATCTTTAGACAAGCTCACCTTACTTTTACCCCAGCGGACATTCCTCATTATGAACTCTATGCTGATACGGTGTGGTATTTTCGGGATGAGGTGATTTTTGCGCTTCACACAAGCTATATGGTGGGACAACAGAGACTCTTTTATTTTCCCTTTTTCTTACGTCTGGAAAAGATGACAGGAATCAAAACAGTAGCAGGGATTGAAAAAAGGATAGGCTGGTATGTGATGAATACATGGGATTGGTCTTTTGCCTTTGGAACCATGCAATTCGGATTAGATTTTTACGAACGCCTGGGAGAGTATGGTTTTGTTCGTTATGCAAATAAGAATGGTGTGGGCCCTTTTCAGACCCTGAGATTTTTTGGTGAGACGGCAGACGATGTGAGGCTTTTTTATGATCCGGTGAATGATCGCTACAGTCAGTGGATCCTCATCAACAATGAGTGGACAACAATCAGGCAATGGGGATGGCACTATATGCTGGAGGGAGCTGTCCAGAGGGAGAATTTTACTTTGACTTTTTATACGGAAGACCTCAATGATCCTTTTTTTAGCAAAAAGTACGCTCAGCGACGGGAAACCTTTACCATCCAGAATATTCTTCAACCGGAGGAGAACAAGTTCTTTTCTCAAAGTGACAATTCTGCAGGCTATTCCTCTCTCAATCGCCGTTTTGCCATCACGTCTCCGCAGTTTTCTGTGAATGGTCAATGGACGTATCAGCGGATGCGAAATCCAGAGGTTTCTAATATTTACCTAAACGATGCCTACACCTATTATCTCTATCAAATTTCTTTTCCCAATATGACTTATACTTTGCCAACGATTCCTCTGATTGATGGATTTGTTGTAAGCACGTCCATGGTTGAAACCAATAGGCAGCATGTTGGGAGAGTTTCTGTGTCTGCGTCTTCTAACGGCGATCTTTCTCTTACTCTCTCGTCACAGGATAGCTCTTTTTTGCCGGTAACGAATAGCGAAACTTTCTCTTTAGAGACAAACGAGGGAGAGACCAATCGTGTCAGTTTCTCTTCCATCTTAGTTAAAACCAACACTTTTGAATGGTTGAGTGTTTCATCAAGTGTGAATGGAAATCTTTCTTACGCTTCTTCTGAGACCCTGGAAACGAATGGCATGCCGATTTCTGATTCGTATCATCATCAGGAAAATGCTTCTCTTTCGTTTAATACCAGGCTTTTGAATAGGGTTATTTCGTGGGATCACATGTTGAGTGTGATGAATAGAAAACGCTGGTCAAGTTTTGAGATAAATTATTCTAATAATGTATTGTATTCCGGGGCACAGGTGGACTATACGATGAGGACTTCTGCTGGAACTACTCCTGGTTTGGGCAAACACCCCTTCTGGAGGGTTCAGTTTCCTTTGCGGTTGTCGCATACTTTTCAGTATCAGCTCTTCCGTAGCATTTACCAGCTTGCTCCCCGGGAATACTCACACGCGGTGAGTGTCTCAGCTGGAGCTAATTGGCTCTCAAATATTATGGTGTATAGTTTATCCTACAGCTATCAGACGACTTATCGTATCACCAATGGAATTGAGGATGACTATATCAACAATCAGATCAGGGAGACGATGAATCTTTCTACAAGCCTCGGGTTATGGTGGTTTTCTTTCTCAACAGGGATAACCATGGATACACTTAACCGAAAAACTTCTCGTATGGATTGGCATTATCCTGCCTTAACGAACCGTATTGTGGGGAGTGTTGTTTTAGAAAATGCTTTTACACCGGTTACTCCGTGGACGTATATTCCTCAGATCAGGTATCGTTATGATCTTCTCAGACAAACCAATCTCTCTCTTTCTCTATCTTCTTTTGCAACACTTTCCACGTGGTATCTTCCATTTCTCTACAAAGTCGATACCTTTGCCTACAAAGCGGATCTTTTTATCGACTACCTCAGTCCTCGTTCGAGTTTCTTTTCGTTGAATTTGGGTATAGTTCTCTGGCCCCAGAAGTACTGGAAGGTTGATTTTACTACCCAGATCATCAACAGAAAATTGTATCGTTATGATTATGAAGCCTGTGGAAAGTTTAATGAACCCTATGTGGATTTCTGGCAAAACCTTCGAGATGGATTAAGTATTTTTGATTATCAGGCTCTTAAACGAAGTTTTTTTCAATTACAGGCTTTGAACTTTGCCATTACGCACTATATCAATGAATGGGAAATGCGAGTAGGGTTTACTCTTCAGCGACAACTGGATACGCTCCGTCGTATTGCTTATTGGGAACCCCAGATTCGTGTGGAGTTTATGCTCTCAGGAACAAGAGATCAATTTCCGCCTTACACGAAGCGGTTTATACCCGAAGAATTGCAGTGA
- a CDS encoding bifunctional 4-hydroxy-2-oxoglutarate aldolase/2-dehydro-3-deoxy-phosphogluconate aldolase, producing MANAKDVVSLLKNERILPIVRGIEAEYALDLARATFNSGCKIMEFTLSIPGILRQVARVKETFPDMYIGVGTVLTKEQAKEVVKLGVDFVVSPILNREIADEVKKANKMLVLAGLTPTELYEAYRLGSDVVKLFPAREMNPSYVRELRGPLPELEILATGGLSLIMAIEYIAAGAVAVGLGSTLYKKELIVQKKFDQITEIIENAYTRIKMVKL from the coding sequence ATGGCAAATGCAAAGGATGTTGTTAGTCTTTTAAAAAATGAGCGTATCTTACCAATTGTACGTGGTATAGAAGCGGAATATGCCCTCGATCTTGCCAGAGCCACCTTTAACTCTGGGTGCAAGATCATGGAATTTACGCTCTCTATTCCAGGGATTTTGCGGCAGGTTGCCAGGGTTAAAGAAACTTTTCCTGATATGTATATTGGTGTAGGGACGGTACTCACCAAGGAACAAGCAAAGGAAGTAGTAAAGTTAGGGGTTGACTTTGTGGTGAGTCCTATTTTGAATCGTGAGATTGCCGATGAAGTAAAAAAGGCCAATAAGATGTTGGTTCTTGCAGGATTAACACCAACAGAGCTTTATGAGGCGTACCGGTTAGGATCGGATGTTGTGAAGCTTTTTCCGGCACGGGAGATGAATCCTTCGTATGTGCGAGAGCTCCGGGGACCTCTTCCTGAACTTGAGATTCTGGCCACGGGAGGGTTATCCCTTATCATGGCTATAGAGTATATTGCGGCAGGAGCAGTAGCCGTGGGTCTGGGAAGTACCCTCTACAAAAAGGAACTGATTGTCCAGAAGAAGTTTGATCAAATCACGGAAATTATCGAAAATGCGTATACACGAATCAAGATGGTGAAACTCTAA
- the serA gene encoding phosphoglycerate dehydrogenase: protein MFRILVTDKLDAEGVEILKRYKEFDVVEKETLKGDALIQELRGYDAIIVRSETKLTKEVLEASEGLKIIARAGVGVDNIDVPTATKKGIVVVNAPSGNTISTAEYTFAMMIALARKIPFAHASMQQKVWDRKSFKGVELLNKTLGVIGLGRIGTEVAKRAQAFGMKILGYDPYLSEEMATKLGIELASLERIYKESDFITVHTPLTDATRGLIGKKEIEMMKKSVRIINCARGGIIDEAALAEALKSGRIAGAAVDVYSKEPPFDSANPLLDAPNCILAPHLGASTAEAQYNVAIESAEAVANFLLHGMIVNSVNMPSVSKEEFNRLKAFVQLAERLGSVAAQILGNSVSICLLTRSFLKGLFMPFLGDTVNYVNSLPTAQARGVKLEETIDDTPCEYTNLLKIIVKSDKEQLELWGTVYAQVHGKMVNFNNYFFEATPSGNMLLIANDDVPGVVGRVGTILGEKNINIASMHVGRKKETRKALILVAIDQKPEANVIEQLAKVPGVNKVKFLYVE, encoded by the coding sequence ATGTTTCGTATTCTCGTCACTGATAAACTGGACGCTGAAGGGGTAGAGATCCTCAAGCGTTACAAAGAGTTTGATGTTGTAGAAAAGGAGACTCTCAAGGGAGATGCCCTTATCCAGGAGCTCAGGGGTTACGATGCAATTATTGTGCGCAGTGAAACCAAGCTTACCAAAGAGGTTTTAGAGGCTTCTGAAGGTCTCAAGATTATTGCTCGTGCAGGAGTGGGGGTAGACAATATTGATGTCCCTACGGCGACCAAAAAGGGTATTGTGGTGGTGAATGCCCCCTCCGGTAATACTATCTCTACAGCCGAATATACCTTTGCTATGATGATTGCTCTCGCAAGAAAGATTCCCTTTGCTCACGCTTCCATGCAACAAAAGGTATGGGATCGTAAGAGCTTTAAAGGTGTAGAGCTTTTAAATAAAACGCTGGGAGTTATCGGGCTTGGTCGTATTGGTACCGAGGTTGCAAAACGGGCACAGGCATTTGGTATGAAAATTCTGGGATATGATCCCTATCTCTCTGAGGAGATGGCCACAAAACTTGGTATTGAGTTGGCTTCTCTTGAAAGAATTTATAAAGAGTCTGATTTTATTACCGTTCATACCCCTCTTACCGATGCCACAAGAGGTCTTATTGGCAAGAAAGAAATCGAGATGATGAAGAAATCTGTTCGTATTATTAACTGTGCTCGAGGTGGTATCATTGATGAAGCTGCCTTGGCAGAGGCTTTGAAATCCGGGCGTATTGCGGGGGCAGCTGTGGATGTGTACTCTAAGGAACCCCCTTTTGATTCGGCAAATCCCTTGCTGGATGCTCCAAATTGTATTTTGGCTCCTCACCTGGGCGCTTCTACAGCAGAGGCTCAGTACAATGTGGCTATTGAAAGTGCTGAGGCAGTGGCGAACTTTTTACTTCATGGTATGATCGTCAATTCGGTCAATATGCCTTCGGTAAGTAAAGAGGAGTTTAACAGATTGAAGGCTTTTGTTCAACTGGCAGAACGTCTTGGATCTGTGGCAGCACAGATTCTCGGCAACTCCGTCTCAATCTGTCTGTTGACACGATCCTTTTTGAAGGGTCTTTTTATGCCTTTTCTTGGGGATACCGTGAATTATGTAAACTCTCTTCCAACTGCTCAGGCTCGAGGTGTGAAGCTTGAAGAAACGATCGATGACACTCCCTGTGAATATACCAATCTTCTCAAGATTATTGTAAAGAGTGACAAAGAACAATTGGAACTCTGGGGAACAGTGTATGCTCAAGTGCATGGGAAGATGGTCAACTTTAACAACTATTTCTTTGAGGCTACACCATCGGGGAACATGCTATTGATTGCCAATGATGATGTTCCAGGGGTTGTGGGACGTGTTGGGACCATTTTAGGAGAGAAAAATATCAACATTGCGAGTATGCATGTTGGGCGGAAGAAAGAAACGAGAAAAGCCTTGATTTTGGTGGCGATTGATCAAAAACCAGAGGCCAATGTGATTGAACAGCTTGCCAAAGTTCCAGGTGTGAATAAAGTGAAGTTTTTGTATGTAGAATAG
- a CDS encoding ferredoxin: MAVKIDQGTCIGCGVCESIYADLFEMRSDGKAHVKEGVDYDAALAQDAANQCPVGAISVE, from the coding sequence ATGGCAGTAAAGATTGACCAGGGCACCTGTATTGGCTGTGGTGTGTGTGAGAGTATTTATGCGGATCTTTTTGAAATGCGTAGCGATGGAAAGGCTCACGTCAAGGAAGGTGTTGACTACGACGCTGCTCTTGCTCAGGATGCGGCAAATCAGTGTCCTGTAGGAGCCATATCCGTCGAGTAA
- a CDS encoding HEAT repeat domain-containing protein, which translates to MALSLEDQLLYAESLDARRDAAITLSKNPTEEMVPVFLRALSDSEDVSIFAMYALVKIGVQAVPKILEALQTTTHTVTRASCVEILGEIHDPRALPILLEIAEHDSNTWVQSVAIQALAAYRDENVDTLFEKLLTHRDSWIVTLAAVYLYKRHYKKQDLFRFLLERFIQPDENKRGVMAWGLIEIGGQKDVTTLKHMIQQAQDPLLQKMLVEIQKQIAWKK; encoded by the coding sequence ATGGCATTGTCTCTGGAAGATCAGTTGCTCTATGCTGAGAGTTTGGATGCAAGACGTGATGCAGCTATTACCCTCAGTAAAAATCCAACAGAAGAGATGGTGCCAGTTTTTTTGCGGGCACTTTCTGATAGCGAAGATGTTTCTATATTTGCCATGTATGCATTGGTTAAGATAGGGGTTCAGGCTGTTCCTAAGATTCTTGAGGCGCTTCAAACAACCACCCATACAGTGACGCGTGCGAGTTGTGTTGAAATTTTGGGGGAGATTCATGATCCCAGAGCGTTGCCGATTTTGCTGGAAATCGCCGAACATGATTCTAATACTTGGGTACAGTCTGTGGCTATTCAGGCTTTAGCAGCGTATAGAGATGAGAATGTGGATACGCTTTTTGAAAAGCTTTTGACTCATAGGGACTCATGGATTGTAACTTTGGCTGCTGTTTATCTTTATAAACGTCACTATAAAAAACAAGATCTCTTTCGTTTTCTTTTGGAGAGGTTTATTCAGCCTGATGAGAACAAGCGAGGTGTGATGGCTTGGGGACTTATCGAGATTGGTGGACAAAAAGATGTAACAACGTTGAAGCATATGATTCAGCAAGCGCAGGATCCCCTTCTTCAAAAGATGCTTGTGGAAATTCAGAAGCAGATTGCGTGGAAAAAGTAG
- the surE gene encoding 5'/3'-nucleotidase SurE — protein MRLLLTNDDGYSAEGIQVLSRVLGEEHEVYITAPLSQQSGTSHAMSLFRPMEFRQVGERAYALAGTPADCVKVALLHFFQDVKFDMVVSGINHGPNMGEDIFYSGTVAGAREGTLNGLPSVALSLNEWEHPLYFEQAARFFLGILRCFDEDVLQPGLLLNINFPHQTVYRGIKITHLGKRVYRDTVSVFSQDGKNCVTIEGEWPKFVPEEGTDMSVVEAGFVSLTPLAIERQDKRFLVHIEKILKKYEKRTCFSL, from the coding sequence ATGAGGCTACTTCTTACCAATGATGATGGTTATAGTGCTGAAGGCATTCAAGTACTTTCCCGCGTTTTGGGAGAAGAACACGAGGTTTATATTACAGCACCTCTCTCTCAGCAGAGCGGTACGAGTCATGCAATGAGCCTTTTTCGTCCGATGGAGTTTCGCCAGGTTGGGGAACGAGCGTACGCACTTGCCGGGACGCCTGCGGATTGTGTGAAGGTGGCACTTCTTCATTTTTTTCAGGATGTCAAGTTTGATATGGTGGTATCGGGTATCAATCATGGACCAAACATGGGAGAGGATATCTTTTATTCGGGGACAGTGGCAGGTGCACGAGAAGGAACGCTCAATGGTTTACCTTCTGTTGCCCTTTCTCTCAATGAATGGGAACATCCTCTGTATTTTGAGCAGGCCGCTCGTTTTTTTCTAGGTATTCTTCGTTGTTTTGATGAGGATGTGTTACAACCGGGTTTACTCCTCAATATTAACTTTCCGCACCAGACGGTATATCGAGGTATAAAAATTACCCACCTCGGCAAAAGAGTGTACCGGGATACGGTAAGTGTGTTTTCACAAGACGGGAAAAACTGTGTCACTATAGAGGGCGAATGGCCAAAGTTTGTTCCAGAGGAAGGGACGGACATGAGTGTGGTTGAAGCAGGTTTTGTTTCATTGACACCACTTGCTATTGAGAGGCAGGACAAAAGGTTTTTGGTTCATATCGAAAAAATCTTGAAAAAATATGAAAAAAGAACTTGCTTTTCTTTATAA